Proteins from one Deinococcus actinosclerus genomic window:
- the dinB gene encoding DNA polymerase IV: protein MPSPRKIIHVDMDAFYASVEQRDDARLRGRPVAVAWGGRRSVVLTASYEARPYGVRSAMPLYRALERCPELVVVEPRFEAYREVSVQIRAVFAAFTPLVEPLSLDEAYLDVTAPLTGGPSATRIAQAIRRQIREGTGLTATAGVSVNKFLAKLASGLHKPDGLTVILPDQVDALLAELPVGDFHGIGPATAAKLAGMGIHTGAQLRAADPAALTARFGVHGAHFSRIARGLDDRPVEPDRPHRSVGTEETYGHDLRGVDAVAARLPVLAQGVERRLERAGLAARTVVLKLKFDDRSVITRRVTLPLPVHAAPDLARAAARLLTPELLAGRGVRLAGITAASLVPAGQTPTQPLLLGAPDPVR, encoded by the coding sequence GTGCCCTCGCCCCGCAAGATCATTCACGTGGACATGGACGCCTTCTACGCGTCGGTGGAGCAGCGGGACGACGCGCGGCTGCGGGGGCGGCCCGTGGCGGTCGCGTGGGGTGGGCGTCGGTCGGTGGTCCTGACCGCGAGTTACGAGGCGCGGCCCTATGGGGTGCGGTCGGCGATGCCGCTGTACCGCGCGCTGGAGCGCTGCCCGGAGCTGGTGGTGGTGGAGCCGAGGTTCGAGGCGTACCGCGAGGTGAGCGTGCAGATCCGCGCGGTGTTCGCCGCGTTCACGCCGCTGGTGGAGCCGCTGTCGCTGGACGAGGCGTACCTCGACGTCACCGCGCCCCTGACGGGCGGGCCGAGTGCGACGCGGATTGCGCAGGCCATCCGGCGGCAGATCCGCGAGGGGACGGGCCTGACGGCGACGGCGGGCGTGAGCGTGAACAAGTTCCTGGCGAAACTCGCGAGCGGCCTGCACAAGCCCGACGGGCTGACCGTGATCCTGCCGGATCAGGTGGACGCGCTGCTGGCCGAACTGCCGGTGGGGGACTTTCACGGGATCGGCCCGGCGACCGCCGCGAAACTGGCCGGGATGGGCATTCACACGGGTGCGCAGCTGCGCGCCGCCGACCCGGCGGCCCTGACGGCGCGCTTTGGGGTGCACGGCGCGCACTTCTCGCGGATCGCGCGCGGGCTGGACGACCGCCCGGTCGAACCGGACCGCCCGCACCGCAGCGTGGGCACCGAGGAGACCTACGGGCACGACCTGCGTGGCGTGGACGCGGTGGCGGCCCGGCTGCCCGTGCTGGCGCAGGGCGTGGAACGCCGCCTGGAGCGGGCCGGGCTGGCGGCCAGGACGGTGGTGCTGAAACTGAAGTTCGACGACCGCAGCGTCATCACGCGCCGGGTCACCCTCCCGCTGCCGGTTCACGCCGCGCCGGATCTGGCCCGCGCCGCCGCGCGGCTCCTGACGCCGGAGCTGCTCGCGGGCCGGGGCGTGCGACTGGCGGGCATCACGGCAGCCTCGCTGGTGCCGGCCGGGCAGACGCCCACGCAACCGCTGCTGCTGGGCGCGCCGGACCCGGTCCGCTGA
- a CDS encoding GTP-binding protein, with product MTPPQAPLKLVVAGPVGAGKTTFVQTLSETPVIATEAEASEDIGKRHTTVAFDFGTLTLDGQAVHLYGTPGQERFNFMWEVLCEGDLGLVLLVAGDRPQDFAHARNILEFITSRVAVPFLIGVTRQDQPRVWTPGDVALYFDLPAPHVTGLNATEPGAARRVLIRLLELTLQPQSS from the coding sequence GTGACGCCCCCGCAGGCCCCGCTGAAACTCGTGGTGGCCGGCCCGGTCGGCGCCGGGAAGACCACCTTCGTGCAGACCCTCTCGGAAACGCCCGTCATCGCCACCGAGGCGGAAGCCAGCGAGGACATCGGCAAGCGCCACACCACCGTCGCCTTCGACTTCGGCACCCTGACCCTCGACGGACAGGCCGTCCATCTGTACGGCACACCCGGCCAGGAACGCTTCAACTTCATGTGGGAGGTGCTGTGCGAGGGCGACCTGGGCCTCGTACTGCTCGTGGCCGGTGACCGCCCTCAGGACTTCGCCCACGCCCGCAACATCCTGGAATTCATCACCAGCCGCGTCGCGGTGCCGTTCCTGATCGGCGTGACCCGCCAGGATCAGCCGCGCGTCTGGACGCCCGGCGACGTCGCCCTGTACTTCGACCTGCCCGCCCCCCACGTGACCGGCCTGAACGCCACCGAACCCGGTGCCGCCCGCCGGGTGCTCATCCGCCTGCTGGAACTCACCCTTCAGCCCCAGTCGTCCTGA